Proteins encoded in a region of the Pseudomonas denitrificans (nom. rej.) genome:
- a CDS encoding cbb3-type cytochrome oxidase subunit 3, which translates to MDIGTIRGIGTVVVMVAFVGVLLWAYGGKRKERFDEDALLPFADDPVAKKHVEQEQASRSNKE; encoded by the coding sequence ATGGATATCGGGACCATTCGCGGTATCGGCACCGTCGTAGTCATGGTCGCCTTCGTCGGCGTCCTGCTCTGGGCCTATGGCGGCAAACGCAAGGAGCGCTTCGACGAAGACGCCCTGCTGCCCTTCGCGGATGACCCGGTCGCCAAAAAGCACGTCGAGCAAGAGCAAGCTTCTAGGAGCAACAAAGAATGA
- the ccoO gene encoding cytochrome-c oxidase, cbb3-type subunit II has product MKHEVVEKNIGLLAFFMVIAVSIGGLTQIVPLFFQDVTNKPVEGMKPRTALELEGRDIYIREGCVGCHSQMVRPFRAETERYGHYSVAGESVWDHPFLWGSKRTGPDLARVGGRYSDDWHRAHLYNPRNVVPESKMPSYPWLVENKLDGKDTAKKMEALRTLGVPYTDEDIAGARDAVKGKTEMDAVVAYLQGLGTIIKSKR; this is encoded by the coding sequence ATGAAGCACGAAGTAGTCGAGAAGAACATCGGCCTTCTGGCCTTCTTCATGGTCATTGCGGTGAGCATCGGTGGTCTGACCCAGATCGTCCCGCTGTTCTTCCAGGATGTGACCAACAAGCCGGTCGAGGGCATGAAGCCGCGCACCGCGCTGGAACTGGAAGGCCGTGACATCTACATCCGCGAAGGCTGCGTTGGCTGCCACTCGCAGATGGTCCGTCCGTTCCGCGCCGAAACCGAGCGCTATGGCCACTACTCCGTCGCCGGTGAAAGCGTCTGGGATCACCCGTTCCTGTGGGGCTCCAAGCGTACCGGTCCGGACCTGGCCCGCGTCGGCGGCCGCTACTCGGACGACTGGCACCGCGCTCACCTGTACAACCCGCGCAACGTAGTGCCGGAATCGAAGATGCCCTCCTACCCCTGGCTGGTGGAGAACAAGCTCGACGGCAAGGACACGGCGAAGAAAATGGAAGCCCTGCGTACGCTGGGCGTGCCTTACACCGACGAAGACATCGCCGGTGCCCGTGATGCCGTCAAAGGCAAGACCGAGATGGACGCTGTCGTCGCCTACCTGCAAGGCCTCGGCACCATCATCAAGAGCAAACGGTGA